The sequence ACTAAATGCTCCTTTTCTAGAGCATGGAAGACAATTACTTCATCTATACGATTTAAAAACTCTGGTCTAAAACTAGTTTTTAATTCACTCATCACATTATCTTTCATTTCCTTATAGGAATCTTCGCTTGTTTCAGTTTTAAAACCTACCCTACTTTCATTTCTAATTAAGTTTGCACCCACATTTGATGTCATTATTATAGCTGTATTTCTAAAATCAACTGTTCTTCCTTTAGCATCTGTCAATCTACCATCTTCTAATACTTGTAACAGGGTATTAAACACTTCCGGATGAGCTTTTTCAATTTCATCGAATAAAACAACTGAGTACGGTCTTTTACGTACTTTTTCTGTCAACTGGCCAGCTTCATCATAACCTACATAGCCAGGTGGTGAACCTACTAATCTAGAAACAGTATGTTTTTCCATATACTCTGACATATCTATTCTAATCATAGCATCTTCTTCACCAAATAACACGTCAGCTAGTGCCCGAGCTAGTTCTGTTTTACCTACTCCTGTTGGACCCAGGAAAATAAATGACCCAATAGGACGTTTAGGATCTTTCAATCCTGATCTAGCTCTTCTGATAGCATTAGATACTGACTCAACAGCTTCATCTTGCCCTACAACCCTTTCATGTAACACTTCTTCCATCTTCAAAAGTTTTTGTGTTTCTTCTTCAGTCAATCTTTCTACTGGTATACCAGTCCAATCAGAAACTATTCTAGCTATGTCTTCTTCTGTTACTTGCGCTTCATCAGATAATTGTTTTTTCTCCCAGCGCTTTTCTAGATCTTCTAACTCATCTTTAATCTCTTGTTCTTTATCTCTAAGCTTTGCTGCTTGCTCAAAATCTTGGCTCTTTACAGCTGCTTCTTTTTCTTTTTCTATTTCTTCTAATTCCTCTTCTAATTTTCTCATATCAGGTGGTGCTGTATTAGTTTTAAGTTTTACATTAGATGCTGCTTCATCAATTAAGTCTATACCTTTGTCTGGTAAAAATCTGTCAGTGATATAACGATCAGATAACTTAACACTAGCTTCAAGAGCACCGTCTGTTATTTGAACTCTGTGATGAGCTTCATACCTATCTCTTAATCCTTTTAAGATTTCAACAGTTGCATCTTTAGTTGGTTCATCAACTGTGACTGGTTGAAAACGTCTTTCTAAGGCAGAATCTTTTTCAATATATTTTCTATATTCATCTAAAGTAGTTGCTCCAATACACTGTAGCTCTCCTTTAGCTAAAGCTGGTTTTAAAATGTTTGATGCATCAATTGCTCCCTCTGCAGCACCTGCGCCAATCATGGTATGAATTTCATCAATGAAAATTATTACTTCTCCACTTTCAGTTAGTTCATCTATGAGCTTTCTTAACCTTTCTTCAAACTCCCCTCTATATTTAGTACCAGCAACAACTGCAGATAGTTCTAAAGTTACAACTCGTTTGTTTTCTAATATTTTAGGTACTTGGCCATCAATTATCTTTTGCGCTAAACCCTCAGCTATCGCTGTTTTCCCAACACCTGGTTCTCCTATTAAACACGGATTATTCTTTGTTCTTCTACTTAGTACTTGGATAACTCGTTCTATTTCTTTTTTACGACCAATGACCGGATCTAACTTTCCTTCCTCTGATAACTTTGTCAAATCTCTACCAAAATTATCAAGTGTAGGTGTTTTATCTCCTCTCATTTTAGAGTTGTTATGTTGCCCAAAGTTTTGCTGTGGCTTATGTTGGTGGTATTGACCACCACCTATAATTTTTAATACTTCTTCTCTTGCTCTATTAAGGTCAAGGCCTAACTCTTGGAGCACCTTAGCAGCTATACCTTCTCCTTCTCTTATAAGGCCTAATAAAAGGTGTTCGGTTCCAATATAGTTGTGTCCCATTTTTCTTGCTTCTTCTGTTGAAAGCTCAATTACTGTTTTAACACGTGGTGTATAACCTACATTTCCTTTTTGTTCTACTTCACCAGTTTGAACTAGGTTTTCTACTTCTCCCCTTACTTCATTTAAATCAACACCTAAGTTCACAAATGTCTTAGCAGCAATGCCTTCTCCTTCTCTTATAAGACCTAGTAAAAGGTGTTCGGTTCCAATATAATTATGTTTTAGACGTTTAGCCTCTTCCTGTGAAAGAGCCATTACTTTTTGTGCTCTTTGTGTAAATCTAGCAAACATATTTTTTCACCTCTCTTAGAAATATCTCTTTAACCTTCTTTGTTGGTACTTAAATCTATTCTTTTTCGAATTATTTCAGCCCTCTTAATATCACGATCTTGCGGATTCAAATCTTTTCTAGCATACTTTTGTAAGTTTGCAGGTCTAATTAAAACCATTAAGTCATCTAAAATTGTTGGATCTACATTTTCTAATAATCCTAAATCAACTCCTAAACGCACTTGGCTTAATAGTTCTAAAGCTTCTTTTGAGCTAATAATTCTTGCATTGCTTAATTTACCAAAAGCTCGACCAGATTTATCAGCAAGTCTAATTTTACTTTCATTTAATAAGTTCTGTCGAGCTTGTTCCTCTTGTTCCACTAATTGTTTTGTAACACCTAAGAGATTTTTAATCATATCTTTTTCTGATTGGCCTAAGGTAATTTGATTTGAAATCTGAAATATATTACCAACAACTTCAGACTCTTCACCGTACAAACCTCGTACTGCTAGACCTACTTGACCAATAGCTGATAAGATCCTGTTTATTTGTTTTGATAAAGCAAGCCCTGGAAGGTGTAGCATTACAGAAGCTCTCATTCCTGTACCGACATTTGTAGGGCAAGCTGTTAAAAATCCTAATTCTTCATCAAAAGCATAATCTGCAGATTCTTCAATTAAATCATCTAACTGATCTGCTAACTCATACGCTTTTTCTAATTGTAAACCTGGAAATAGACATTGAATTCTTATATGATCTTCTTCATTTAGCATTATACTCACAGCTTCATCTTCTCGTAACATCACAGCACTATTTCTATCTTCTTTTGCTAATAATGGACTAATCAAATGTTTT comes from Natranaerobius trueperi and encodes:
- a CDS encoding ATP-dependent Clp protease ATP-binding subunit; translation: MFARFTQRAQKVMALSQEEAKRLKHNYIGTEHLLLGLIREGEGIAAKTFVNLGVDLNEVRGEVENLVQTGEVEQKGNVGYTPRVKTVIELSTEEARKMGHNYIGTEHLLLGLIREGEGIAAKVLQELGLDLNRAREEVLKIIGGGQYHQHKPQQNFGQHNNSKMRGDKTPTLDNFGRDLTKLSEEGKLDPVIGRKKEIERVIQVLSRRTKNNPCLIGEPGVGKTAIAEGLAQKIIDGQVPKILENKRVVTLELSAVVAGTKYRGEFEERLRKLIDELTESGEVIIFIDEIHTMIGAGAAEGAIDASNILKPALAKGELQCIGATTLDEYRKYIEKDSALERRFQPVTVDEPTKDATVEILKGLRDRYEAHHRVQITDGALEASVKLSDRYITDRFLPDKGIDLIDEAASNVKLKTNTAPPDMRKLEEELEEIEKEKEAAVKSQDFEQAAKLRDKEQEIKDELEDLEKRWEKKQLSDEAQVTEEDIARIVSDWTGIPVERLTEEETQKLLKMEEVLHERVVGQDEAVESVSNAIRRARSGLKDPKRPIGSFIFLGPTGVGKTELARALADVLFGEEDAMIRIDMSEYMEKHTVSRLVGSPPGYVGYDEAGQLTEKVRKRPYSVVLFDEIEKAHPEVFNTLLQVLEDGRLTDAKGRTVDFRNTAIIMTSNVGANLIRNESRVGFKTETSEDSYKEMKDNVMSELKTSFRPEFLNRIDEVIVFHALEKEHLVEIVDLMLNELQERMAEFNMNLEFTDQAKKFLSDQGYDPTYGARPLRRVIQKQVEDVLSEKMLSGEFKHGETVQVDLEDDKLAFYKK
- a CDS encoding protein arginine kinase codes for the protein MLNEYLKNASAKWMKGEGPYHNIVLSSRIRFARNLKNIPFPSLAGDEDTEKVVNTTKDSLKRAETGLGKHQLTWMKDLDNLEKQVMVEKHLISPLLAKEDRNSAVMLREDEAVSIMLNEEDHIRIQCLFPGLQLEKAYELADQLDDLIEESADYAFDEELGFLTACPTNVGTGMRASVMLHLPGLALSKQINRILSAIGQVGLAVRGLYGEESEVVGNIFQISNQITLGQSEKDMIKNLLGVTKQLVEQEEQARQNLLNESKIRLADKSGRAFGKLSNARIISSKEALELLSQVRLGVDLGLLENVDPTILDDLMVLIRPANLQKYARKDLNPQDRDIKRAEIIRKRIDLSTNKEG